TATAACCTGAAAGGAACTCATATGACTCGTCAAGGGATATCCTGTTGTGTTCGCGTATTGCTTCGATGCTCTCGTCAAGATCCTCTTTCCACACAAGTTCTCCGGACACGAACGAACTGTCACCTTCCTCTATGACCCTGACCCGGTTAACAGGTGCGACCTTGCGCAGTATAGTCTCTATATGTTTGTCGTTGATCGAAACACCCTGGGAGCGGTAAACTTCCTGAATACCGTCAAGAAGATAATGCTGCACGGCCTCCAGCCCTTCAACCTCAAGAAGCTGCTGTGGGTCGATATATCCCTCTGTTAGGATCATGCCTTTTGTTATAGTGCAGCCTTCTTTGATTCCGGAGAGAAGGTTCTGCGATGCCGGGATGTTATAAGATATCTTATCCTCGGCTCCGTCTTCTCCAGGAACGCCGATTATAAGCTTCCGTTTGCCGTCCATCTCTCTGATTTCAAGAAGTGTGCCGTCAACTTCAGCCAGTATGGCTACTTTCTTTGGACGGCGGACTTCAAACAGCTGTTCGATCCTGGGAAGACCCTGTGTTATGTCCTCTCCGGTGAACTGGCGCACACCGCCGGTGTGGAAGGTACGCATAGTGAGCTGCGTTCCGGGTTCGCCTATAGACTGAGCTGCGACTACTCCTACAGACTCTCCTATGGCAACTTTTTTACGGGTCCCAAGATCACTGCCGTAGCAAGCGCGGCATATCCCGTGCCGCAGACCGCAGGTAAGCGGACTGCGCACCCAGACAGAATCAATACCGAGTGATTCAATAAGTTTAGCCTTTGCCTCAGTGATCTCTTCGTCCCTTACAAGAAGAGGTTCTCCGGTTTTCGGATCAGGAACATCACTGAGACTTATGCGTCCCGCAAGGCGCTCCGACATCGGTATCGTGGCCTTACCGTCCTGCTGAAGCAGCGGACGGATCTCCACCCCATGATGTGTGCCGCAGTCCTCGTCCATAATGATGAGATCCTGTGCCACATCGACGAGACGGCGGGTCAGATATCCCGATTTTGCCGTACGGAGAGCAGTGTCGGCAAGGCCTTTTCTTGCACCGTGGGTGGATATAAAGTATTCCAGGGTATTGAGCCCTTCCTTAAAATTAGCGACGATAGGATAACGAATGATACGTCCGGACGGATCTGCCATCAGACCTCGTATACCGGCCATCTGCGCAACCTGTCCGCGTGAACCTCGCGCCCCGGAGTCGACCATTATGCGCAGCGGATTTGTGACGTCCATGCTCTCCATGATCTTATCCGCGATCCTGCGTCCTGCGTCAGACCAGAGGATATCCTTCTGGCGCATATACTCATCTTCTGTCAAAATACCCATTTCATACTGGGAGGTCAGATCCTCTTCATGAATAAGCGTCACATCAAGTATTTCTTTTTTCGCCTTGGGTACTACTATGTCTCCGACTCCAAGGCTGATGCCGCTTTGTGTTGACCAGCGGTAACCGAGAGTCTTAATCTCATCCAGCATATTGACAAGCCCTGTCTGCCCGACTTTATCATAAGCAGTGTCCAGAAGGATCCCCATCTGCTTTTTGTTGATAGTTTCATTAAGGAACCTGAGATCCGGGTGAAGAGCGCAGTTAAAGAGCACCCTGCCTGGCGAAGTCTCGATCCACTTACCGTCTATCGTCTCACATATCCAAGAAGGATCCGCCTTGAGTTTTATCTTGGAGTTGACATGGACTATGCCGTGATCAAGGGCCGACATCACATCTTCACTGTCCCTGAAGTAATGTCCTTCTCCCTGGAGCCCGTCCCTCATCGTAGTCAGGTAGTAGACCCCGAGAATAATATCCTGAGTCGGAGTGACAACTGGTTTTCCGCTTGCAGGCGACAGCAGGTTATTAGACGATAACATGAGAACTCTGGCCTCTGTCTGCGCTTCAAGCGAAAGCGGGACATGGACAGCCATCTGGTCACCGTCAAAGTCAGCGTTAAAAGCCGTACAGACAAGCGGATGGAGACGTATGGCCTTGCCCTCTATCAGGACAGGTTCAAAAGCCTGGATCCCAAGTCTGTGGAGCGTGGGCGCACGGTTGAGCATAACGGGATGGTCCTTGATTATACCTTCAAGTATGCCCCATACCTCGTCGCGGCCTCTTTCAATGAATCTGCGTGCACTCTTTACGTTCGGAGCAAGGCCGCTTTCGACGAGCTTATGCATGACAAAAGGCTTGAACAGCTCAAGTGCCATCTGCTTCGGAAGACCGCACTGGTATAACTTGAGATGCGGACCGATTACAATGACGGAACGGCCTGAGTAGTCTACACGCTTTCCAAGCAGGTTCTGACGGAAACGCCCCTTCTTGCCGCGCAAAAGATCTGTAAGGCTTTTGAGAGGTCTGTTGCCGGCCCCAAGCACTGCCTTGCCGCGGCGTCCATTGTCGATCAGAGCATCAACGGACTCCTGGAGCATCCTCTTCTCATTTCTTACAATTATCTCAGGCGCCTTCAGCTCCTGGAGTTTACGTAGACGATTATTGCGGTTTATGACCCTGCGATACAGGTCGTTGAGGTCTGACGTGGCAAAACGTCCCCCATCGAGTTGGACCATAGGACGGAGATCAGGCGGTATTACTGGAAGGACAGATAGCACCATCCACTCCGGAAGGCTGTCGCTTTTGCGGAAATCTTCTGCCACCTGGAGTCTCTTTATCAGCTTCCGTTTTTTCTGGCCCGAGCATTCGGCGATCTCTTCCCTGAGTGATGTAACGAGAAGATCTATATTCATCTGTTCCAGAAGAGTATATATTCCTTCCGCGCCTATTCCGGCACTGAATGCCTTATCATAGGCGGAGCAGATGCTCTTTTCACGCTCAAGGATTATATCTGACCTCTCAAACGGTGATTCGCCGCCGTCTATGACAATATAGCAGGGATCCTCCAGGGTCTCTGTTTCTTCGATAGTATGGAACCGTTTTGGATATTTCTGATTGTACAGTCTGTACTCGCTCTCTGATATTACGTCGTTCTTTACAAAAGGAAGGTGGACGACGGATGTCACACAAAAAGCTTCCTGATTATTTATTACAGCACGCACAGACTGCAGCGCAACATCAGCGTCAAGCATACCCTTTACCTTTGACTCCGGCACTATGGTGCTGCTGCCCTGCTCCTCGTCATCCCGGAAGATGCGGTATGCGGGTTCCGCCTTGAAAAGCTCGTCCCCATAGTCAGTTCTGGCGCGGCTGACCTGGCTTGCAGTGATAACATCGCCTTCGTCAAAAGGGATCTCTTCAACTTTTGTGATCCTGAATGCTTCTTCGGCCTTGAATTTAGGGTCGTAGAAACGGTGGATACGCTCTTCGGATGCAGAGAGAAGGGTCCCCCTGCGTGCGAGGTCTATCCTGCGGCCTTCGCTGACCACTTTATAGACCTTCTCCCTACGGCGTGTCGGAGCAAAATAAACTACCTTTTCAAGTTCCTTTGTAGATGCTCCAAGAAGCAGGCTGAGCCTGCTCGGTATTCCGCGAAGATACCAAATATGAACAACAGGGGCGGCAAGCTCAATATGTCCCATCCGTTCCCTGCGCACGCGGTTATCTGTGACCTCTACGCCACAGCGGTCACAGACGACGCCACGGAACTTGGGGCCGCTGCGTTTGTACTTTCCGCAGGCACATTCATAACTCCTTGTAGGCCCAAATATACGTTCGCAGAAAAGTCCGTCTTTCTCCGGACGCAGGGTCCTGTAATTGATCGTTTCAGGTTTCTTCACTTCTCCGCTGGAGAGTTCCCTCACCCTTCCGGGAGAAGAGAGTTTCATCCTTACTCCGGTAATCTCATGATTCAAGTTGGCCATTAGATATCATCATCCCCCTGCTTGTCAGCCTTTGGGTTTATAGCACTGAAAAGCTCTTCATCCGGTTTAAGCAATTCCGCCTCTTCTTCGGCGTCAGTTTCGTGAAGCTCAAGTCCGCTGTATTCAACGGCACTTTCATGGAAGATATCCGAGGCTAAGATCGATTTACTGATATTTCCAGGGCCGAAGATCGCATCTATATCGTCGATCGTCGAATCTGGCTTGAATGAGACATGACGCGGCCCCTTTGCCTCATCCTCGTCGTCGCTCAGCACGAGCTCCCCAAATGAACCGTCTGAATACTTTATTTCAACGTCAAGCCCAAGTCCCTGAAGCTCTTTAATAAGGACGCGGAAGCTTTCAGGAACGCCAGGCTTCGTCAGGTTCTCACCTTTTACAATGCGTTCATAGGTCTTAAGACGGCCTCTGATATCGTCTGACTTCACAGTCAGCATCTCCTGCAGCATGTGTGCCGCGCCGTAGCCTTCAAGTGCCCATACCTCCATTTCACCGAATCGCTGCCCTCCGAACTGTGTCTTTCCTCCAAGGGGCTGCTGTGTGATAAGGCTGTATGGTCCTATTGAACGTGCATGGATCTTGTCGTCCACAAGGTGAATAAGTTTGAGCATGTACATGACTCCGACTGTAACCTTGTTGGCCATTGGCTCTCCGGTACGTCCGTCATAGAGAGTTATCTTGCAGTCATCCCTCATCTCCGGATATTTTGTTTCCTGTATTTTTTTGATATGGGGCAGAATGTCTTCG
The window above is part of the Synergistaceae bacterium genome. Proteins encoded here:
- the rpoC gene encoding DNA-directed RNA polymerase subunit beta', which codes for MNHEITGVRMKLSSPGRVRELSSGEVKKPETINYRTLRPEKDGLFCERIFGPTRSYECACGKYKRSGPKFRGVVCDRCGVEVTDNRVRRERMGHIELAAPVVHIWYLRGIPSRLSLLLGASTKELEKVVYFAPTRRREKVYKVVSEGRRIDLARRGTLLSASEERIHRFYDPKFKAEEAFRITKVEEIPFDEGDVITASQVSRARTDYGDELFKAEPAYRIFRDDEEQGSSTIVPESKVKGMLDADVALQSVRAVINNQEAFCVTSVVHLPFVKNDVISESEYRLYNQKYPKRFHTIEETETLEDPCYIVIDGGESPFERSDIILEREKSICSAYDKAFSAGIGAEGIYTLLEQMNIDLLVTSLREEIAECSGQKKRKLIKRLQVAEDFRKSDSLPEWMVLSVLPVIPPDLRPMVQLDGGRFATSDLNDLYRRVINRNNRLRKLQELKAPEIIVRNEKRMLQESVDALIDNGRRGKAVLGAGNRPLKSLTDLLRGKKGRFRQNLLGKRVDYSGRSVIVIGPHLKLYQCGLPKQMALELFKPFVMHKLVESGLAPNVKSARRFIERGRDEVWGILEGIIKDHPVMLNRAPTLHRLGIQAFEPVLIEGKAIRLHPLVCTAFNADFDGDQMAVHVPLSLEAQTEARVLMLSSNNLLSPASGKPVVTPTQDIILGVYYLTTMRDGLQGEGHYFRDSEDVMSALDHGIVHVNSKIKLKADPSWICETIDGKWIETSPGRVLFNCALHPDLRFLNETINKKQMGILLDTAYDKVGQTGLVNMLDEIKTLGYRWSTQSGISLGVGDIVVPKAKKEILDVTLIHEEDLTSQYEMGILTEDEYMRQKDILWSDAGRRIADKIMESMDVTNPLRIMVDSGARGSRGQVAQMAGIRGLMADPSGRIIRYPIVANFKEGLNTLEYFISTHGARKGLADTALRTAKSGYLTRRLVDVAQDLIIMDEDCGTHHGVEIRPLLQQDGKATIPMSERLAGRISLSDVPDPKTGEPLLVRDEEITEAKAKLIESLGIDSVWVRSPLTCGLRHGICRACYGSDLGTRKKVAIGESVGVVAAQSIGEPGTQLTMRTFHTGGVRQFTGEDITQGLPRIEQLFEVRRPKKVAILAEVDGTLLEIREMDGKRKLIIGVPGEDGAEDKISYNIPASQNLLSGIKEGCTITKGMILTEGYIDPQQLLEVEGLEAVQHYLLDGIQEVYRSQGVSINDKHIETILRKVAPVNRVRVIEEGDSSFVSGELVWKEDLDESIEAIREHNRISLDESYEFLSGYKLIALPAGLGNDEKHDRDSISREQLAGMIQPGGVTGEIIVGDETGELRVIIGDASFRRSIDGYELINEFKDPHTGEVLLKAGTRLSSADLAKIVSLPPQPLIVRDTNVLDDSEDAAWFAAEVEKDGKVLIPMDSIVDADAIKILSSNDIKQIKLWKSPEHIRLTDAMHHVLIEHYFGQPLSLAINSDGEVIENITHVIDGSIVRGIVEGTISGIESEGSIITREKIIRQVLTEKALGKILLETVKDEKGNVIAEAGLEINSDILDKLASAASDNITVRPKQAASDHKQLIQRVSFVRRLREEPQWRPVVHGVTKAALATDSFLSAASFQQTAQVLAAAAVRGDVDNLVGLKENVIIGLLIPAGTGIERYRKVEVSEVSASISAKPETVPAVQG